From Cystobacter fuscus DSM 2262, one genomic window encodes:
- a CDS encoding YkgJ family cysteine cluster protein, whose amino-acid sequence MTTPGTPESPLSLLCRGCGLCCDGSLFSHVGLEADELARLRALGIPTQQRRSGREVLAQRCPALKGRDCQIYKDRPSGCAAYQCLLAESLVEDRVSLEDAQAVVRKAQRLIADGHARRFLRQRFRGRKGLD is encoded by the coding sequence GTGACGACTCCTGGCACACCCGAATCTCCGCTCTCGCTCCTCTGCCGCGGCTGCGGTCTGTGCTGCGATGGCAGCCTCTTCAGCCACGTGGGGCTTGAGGCGGACGAGCTGGCGCGTCTGCGCGCCCTCGGTATTCCCACGCAGCAGCGGCGGAGTGGGAGGGAGGTGCTTGCGCAGCGGTGCCCAGCGCTCAAGGGTCGTGACTGCCAGATCTACAAAGATCGACCGTCGGGCTGCGCCGCGTACCAGTGCTTGCTCGCGGAGTCCCTCGTCGAGGACCGGGTCTCACTGGAGGATGCTCAGGCGGTGGTGCGCAAAGCGCAGCGGCTGATCGCCGACGGCCACGCCCGACGCTTCCTTCGACAGCGCTTCCGCGGACGCAAGGGCCTCGATTGA